Proteins encoded by one window of Brassica napus cultivar Da-Ae unplaced genomic scaffold, Da-Ae ScsIHWf_2833;HRSCAF=3613, whole genome shotgun sequence:
- the LOC106406132 gene encoding uncharacterized protein LOC106406132 isoform X3: MKKTLLFITGIELLVVNEPTRLCISENRLTDEELKIAGVPQCRMRWCYVGYSRKAVQGLIMESSTVLLILKRSGKRIRLHLYPNKMLSVKDWLLMMIKTSQPFHSWEWSRDWNWDFIGQFSLSVHPLIIGVTGLLLLERYHQLPQMVITFLCGEVESGGCFMQLRAWLLVL, encoded by the exons ATGAAGAAGACCCTTTTGTTTATCACAGGGATCGAGCTCCTCGTGGTGAATGAACCAACTAGGTTATGCATAAGTGAGAATCGCCTTACTGATGAAGAGTTGAAGATTGCTGGTGTGCCACAA TGTAGGATGCGTTGGTGCTATGTAGGATATTCCAGAAAAGCCGTGCAGGGCCTAATAATGGAGAGCAGTACGGTGCTCCTTATCTTGAAGAGGAGTGGGAAGAGGATAAGATTACATTTGTACCCGAACAAGATGCTCTCTGTGAAGGATTGGTTGTTGATGATGATAAA GACAAGTCAACCATTTCACTCGTGGGAATGGTCAAGAGACTGGAACTGGGACTTTATTGGACAATTCTCATTGTCAGTTCATCCCTTAATCATTGGTGTTACTGGACTTTTGCTTCTTGAGAG GTACCATCAGTTACCTCAGATGGTAATAACTTTTCTTTGTGGGGAAGTGGAGAGTGGTGGATGCTTCATGCAGCTCAGAGCATGGCTATTGGTACTGTGA
- the LOC106406132 gene encoding uncharacterized protein LOC106406132 isoform X1 gives MKKTLLFITGIELLVVNEPTRLCISENRLTDEELKIAGVPQVTSIGVSSCRMRWCYVGYSRKAVQGLIMESSTVLLILKRSGKRIRLHLYPNKMLSVKDWLLMMIKTSQPFHSWEWSRDWNWDFIGQFSLSVHPLIIGVTGLLLLERYHQLPQMVITFLCGEVESGGCFMQLRAWLLVL, from the exons ATGAAGAAGACCCTTTTGTTTATCACAGGGATCGAGCTCCTCGTGGTGAATGAACCAACTAGGTTATGCATAAGTGAGAATCGCCTTACTGATGAAGAGTTGAAGATTGCTGGTGTGCCACAAGTAACATCAATTGGGGTTTCTTCT TGTAGGATGCGTTGGTGCTATGTAGGATATTCCAGAAAAGCCGTGCAGGGCCTAATAATGGAGAGCAGTACGGTGCTCCTTATCTTGAAGAGGAGTGGGAAGAGGATAAGATTACATTTGTACCCGAACAAGATGCTCTCTGTGAAGGATTGGTTGTTGATGATGATAAA GACAAGTCAACCATTTCACTCGTGGGAATGGTCAAGAGACTGGAACTGGGACTTTATTGGACAATTCTCATTGTCAGTTCATCCCTTAATCATTGGTGTTACTGGACTTTTGCTTCTTGAGAG GTACCATCAGTTACCTCAGATGGTAATAACTTTTCTTTGTGGGGAAGTGGAGAGTGGTGGATGCTTCATGCAGCTCAGAGCATGGCTATTGGTACTGTGA
- the LOC106406132 gene encoding uncharacterized protein LOC106406132 isoform X4, with the protein MKKTLLFITGIELLVVNEPTRLCISENRLTDEELKIAGVPQVTSIGCRMRWCYVGYSRKAVQGLIMESSTVLLILKRSGKRIRLHLYPNKMLSVKDWLLMMIKTSQPFHSWEWSRDWNWDFIGQFSLSVHPLIIGVTGLLLLESYLRW; encoded by the exons ATGAAGAAGACCCTTTTGTTTATCACAGGGATCGAGCTCCTCGTGGTGAATGAACCAACTAGGTTATGCATAAGTGAGAATCGCCTTACTGATGAAGAGTTGAAGATTGCTGGTGTGCCACAAGTAACATCAATTGGG TGTAGGATGCGTTGGTGCTATGTAGGATATTCCAGAAAAGCCGTGCAGGGCCTAATAATGGAGAGCAGTACGGTGCTCCTTATCTTGAAGAGGAGTGGGAAGAGGATAAGATTACATTTGTACCCGAACAAGATGCTCTCTGTGAAGGATTGGTTGTTGATGATGATAAA GACAAGTCAACCATTTCACTCGTGGGAATGGTCAAGAGACTGGAACTGGGACTTTATTGGACAATTCTCATTGTCAGTTCATCCCTTAATCATTGGTGTTACTGGACTTTTGCTTCTTGAGAG TTACCTCAGATGGTAA
- the LOC106406132 gene encoding uncharacterized protein LOC106406132 isoform X2: MKKTLLFITGIELLVVNEPTRLCISENRLTDEELKIAGVPQVTSIGCRMRWCYVGYSRKAVQGLIMESSTVLLILKRSGKRIRLHLYPNKMLSVKDWLLMMIKTSQPFHSWEWSRDWNWDFIGQFSLSVHPLIIGVTGLLLLERYHQLPQMVITFLCGEVESGGCFMQLRAWLLVL, encoded by the exons ATGAAGAAGACCCTTTTGTTTATCACAGGGATCGAGCTCCTCGTGGTGAATGAACCAACTAGGTTATGCATAAGTGAGAATCGCCTTACTGATGAAGAGTTGAAGATTGCTGGTGTGCCACAAGTAACATCAATTGGG TGTAGGATGCGTTGGTGCTATGTAGGATATTCCAGAAAAGCCGTGCAGGGCCTAATAATGGAGAGCAGTACGGTGCTCCTTATCTTGAAGAGGAGTGGGAAGAGGATAAGATTACATTTGTACCCGAACAAGATGCTCTCTGTGAAGGATTGGTTGTTGATGATGATAAA GACAAGTCAACCATTTCACTCGTGGGAATGGTCAAGAGACTGGAACTGGGACTTTATTGGACAATTCTCATTGTCAGTTCATCCCTTAATCATTGGTGTTACTGGACTTTTGCTTCTTGAGAG GTACCATCAGTTACCTCAGATGGTAATAACTTTTCTTTGTGGGGAAGTGGAGAGTGGTGGATGCTTCATGCAGCTCAGAGCATGGCTATTGGTACTGTGA
- the LOC106406132 gene encoding NAC domain-containing protein 78 isoform X5: MKKTLLFITGIELLVVNEPTRLCISENRLTDEELKIAGVPQVTSIGVSSDALVLCRIFQKSRAGPNNGEQYGAPYLEEEWEEDKITFVPEQDALCEGLVVDDDKDKSTISLVGMVKRLELGLYWTILIVSSSLNHWCYWTFAS, encoded by the exons ATGAAGAAGACCCTTTTGTTTATCACAGGGATCGAGCTCCTCGTGGTGAATGAACCAACTAGGTTATGCATAAGTGAGAATCGCCTTACTGATGAAGAGTTGAAGATTGCTGGTGTGCCACAAGTAACATCAATTGGGGTTTCTTCT GATGCGTTGGTGCTATGTAGGATATTCCAGAAAAGCCGTGCAGGGCCTAATAATGGAGAGCAGTACGGTGCTCCTTATCTTGAAGAGGAGTGGGAAGAGGATAAGATTACATTTGTACCCGAACAAGATGCTCTCTGTGAAGGATTGGTTGTTGATGATGATAAA GACAAGTCAACCATTTCACTCGTGGGAATGGTCAAGAGACTGGAACTGGGACTTTATTGGACAATTCTCATTGTCAGTTCATCCCTTAATCATTGGTGTTACTGGACTTTTGCTTCTTGA